The sequence GCTCGTAGGGTTACAGCTTCACGTTCACCGTGTCCTTAGAAGTTAAGTTGGTGGCTGATAGAGTATCAAGGTATGATAGTTCGTATGATGATAATAGATGGTGGAGCTTCGATAAGGTAACAGGAAGAATTTTAAAAGGTATCTTCGATAAGGTAACAGGAAAAATTTTAAAAGGTATCTCGGTAATTATATGGTAGAGATAGAGGCGAGAGGTGACAATTAGAGATGAAGAACATATCAAAACTATGATGTACTGACGATTATGATGTAACTGGTAGTGTAACAAAGGAGAAAACTTCAAAAGAGACTATAACTCACAGGAGGAGCTCGATAGAGGTCGGCGTGGTCCTCCAATAAGTTCATTCCTTGTAGTTACAACATCCTGACATATTGGGTGACAGCGTTTTGGATAGATGGATATTGTAAATAATTAGTTCTCAGAGTTCAACTCTTTGAGAAAAACAAAGACACCAGATTGCCTAAAGCTGCTCGAAAATAGACAACTCATAGACACAGGTTGCTTAATGAGTTGATTTAGTGCTTTATAATGAAACGTCTGAATCTTTGGACTAATGTTGACGATGGGCACCGATATATTGCACTTTACACCACTGTACCGTGTACAAACATGATACAGTAGCGGCCAGCCGATGGAGCCCCGGGGACAAAGTGCGGATGGCGCAGACGGAACAAACCTGTGGATCGCTGCCACCGGGTCCATCGTCGGCTTTCCCTTTTCCCTGGCGACTGGTTACGGACACGGAACGATGCTGCTCACCAAACCAGAACACCACGCATCGCACGCAGGCAGCCAAGTCGCACTCGAGCACAGCAACAAACCAAACCAACGCTAGCTTCCTCCCCCAGCAGTCAGTCGGTCCCCGTTCCTTCTGGTACGGGAACGTGCGCCGAAGCAGCCGCCCTGCCCTCTCCTCCCGTCGCCTCCTCTCTACTCTTCCCTTTTCTACCGCATCGCCGATTCGCCGGTCCGTCCCAAAGCTTCTCCTCTTTCTGCGTCCTCAGCGTCTGCTACTCGTCCCTCCTGGATCACTTGCAGAGTGAAAGATCCAGCCTTTTTAGCCGCCTCTGGTCAGTCAGTGGAGTCATCGGCCGGCCGTGGTAGTTGCACCACCGGGAAGGGCAGGAGCAGAGGGGGGTAGGTGGGTTTGTGGTGCTGGTATGATGGACTCCGGCAACAGCGGGAGCCTCCAGTCGTCCAGCGGCGGCGAAGACGAGTTCGACTCGCGGGCcgggggaggcggaggagggggcGTCGACTCCTCCCCGCTCTCCGCgctgctccggccgtcgccctCGCCTTCGGCCGCCGCGTTCTCGCTCCACGGCTCCCTCTACGGCCTCCAAGAATTCAcgtccgctcctcctcctccgccgcagcagcaacagcaggcGGCGCCCTGGTCAGGCCAGTTCACCGGCGCCGCGGGGgcatcctcgtcgtcgccgcgcATCGGGCACGCGGACGCAGGGGCGGGCGGGCGCAGCCAGCAGGTTGACACGTCCGCGACGGGGCAGGGGGCGGCGActgcggcgccgccgccgagaggGTCGCGGAAGCGGACGCGAGCGTCGCGGCGGGCACCGACGACGGTGCTGACCACCGACACCTCCAACTTCCGCGCCATGGTGCAGGAATTCACCGGCATCCCGTCCCCGCCCTTCGCCGCGGGGGTCGGTGCCCCCGCCGCGTCGCTCCGCACCCGCTTCGACCACATCTTCCCCTCACCGTCCTCCCTTCGCTCCGCCGCTGGCGCAGCCGTTGACACCGCCTCGCTGCCGCCGTACCTCCTCCGCCCGTTCGCGCAGAAGCTCCCGACGGCGCCTTCCACTTTCCCGCCATTcacgtcgtcgtcatcgtccaCACCGTCCTCGTCCAACATCGGCGTCGCCAATGCCAATGCCGCGACGGGCACGGCCACCACCGCAGCAGGGTCCTCCAACCTGACCGCCcagtcggcgacggcggccggaGTGGACGACACCTTCCAGCTGACGTCCTCCGCGCTTCTCCGGCTGCAGGACCCCAACAGCTACCTCTCCTTCCAGAACCTCCTCGACTCACAGCCCTCGTCACAGTCCATGTTCGGCGCGGCGGGCGGGTTCGCGCAGGCGCCGCGGTTGCACGAGCCGTCACCGTCGTCGCCTTCGGAGTTCCTGACCGGCATGGGAAGCGGCAGCCTCGGTGTCACCCACGGTGGACTCATGGGCTCCGAGGGGCTGCACTTACACCAAAGAAGCGACGTCCACCACGGCGGCGACGAGCTGTCGGGCGTGGTCGCGGGCGGCGGCAGCTGCAAGCTGAACTACTCCCACGCCGGCGCGGCCACCTCGTCATCGGCCGCAGCCAGCGTCGACAAGCCACCCGACGGCGGTGCCGGCGCGCCCGCCCGGCCTGGACGAGGCGAGGGCCTAGACCCTTGGATTTGCACATCGGAGTAGGGAAGAGAAAAAAGCTAGCGATGCATGCTGCGTTCTCGGTTTCGTCCTGTGAGCTACTGCTGCGGAGACGAACCGAACCGAATCCACAAACAAAGTCTGATTAGCCTTTTAGCCTACACCTTTCGCTATTTGAttaatctcttctttcttgAGGCAGATATCGTTAGCCCTTTGTACATTAAAAACTTCATCTTGCTTCTCCTCGATCTCAGTGGCATTTTTCAGTTAATCATACACGATTTAGACGTGCAATGAAATGTCACATAGATACAGAGAGATGCTGCAATTCCAATCCCAAGGCAAacttgcttcttgttctttagGGGTGATTCGTTGTCTGTACCAATAGATTCTGATTTTGCTGATGTTTATAATTTCAGAGAAAagtgtatttatttatttgcataaaagacTTATTTACTAGTGTAAAAAACACCTTCATAAGaaactaattaaaattttagcttTGTATCCACTCATGTAGTCtcaaattcaatcaaccaaatatAAATCCAACTCAATCTATCTAaacaaaatataattaattaaatactCTTCTCTTCGAAACTTTTACATCCACTCAACCTAGAAATAGAATCTATACAAACAACAGAACATGTCAGCAATCAATCAACCCTTAGAGCTCCCTATTGCCAGATCGTCGATACTGTTTACGAGTCCAAGTAGCAGTAGTTGCTGTCTTACTGACTCCGTTCTTGCTGGTTAATCTTGGTGCCCGACATGGGCAACACGAACGCAAATAGTCCCCACCGGCGACGGGCCGGCAGCGATTGGCGGCGAGATTTCTGACGCCAAGCTCCCCCCGAATTAGTTGCTCCACCGGTCCCAACCGTCACTCACCAAACTACTTCCAAGGTTTCTCGTGTAGTCGTATGCAAACTGCTCTGCTGCTTCCACAAAGCCTCCAGAAAGGACCAAGACAAGGAAAGAAACATCCAATGCTAGAAAAGTAGAAAGTGATCAGTGGTAGTAGTAGTCTATActggctttagacatgaagtccGAAGGCGACGGAGGGATGGAGGGAAATTCTTCCTCCCATCCTATCTATTTATG is a genomic window of Phragmites australis chromosome 17, lpPhrAust1.1, whole genome shotgun sequence containing:
- the LOC133897768 gene encoding nuclear pore complex protein NUP62-like — protein: MMDSGNSGSLQSSSGGEDEFDSRAGGGGGGGVDSSPLSALLRPSPSPSAAAFSLHGSLYGLQEFTSAPPPPPQQQQQAAPWSGQFTGAAGASSSSPRIGHADAGAGGRSQQVDTSATGQGAATAAPPPRGSRKRTRASRRAPTTVLTTDTSNFRAMVQEFTGIPSPPFAAGVGAPAASLRTRFDHIFPSPSSLRSAAGAAVDTASLPPYLLRPFAQKLPTAPSTFPPFTSSSSSTPSSSNIGVANANAATGTATTAAGSSNLTAQSATAAGVDDTFQLTSSALLRLQDPNSYLSFQNLLDSQPSSQSMFGAAGGFAQAPRLHEPSPSSPSEFLTGMGSGSLGVTHGGLMGSEGLHLHQRSDVHHGGDELSGVVAGGGSCKLNYSHAGAATSSSAAASVDKPPDGGAGAPARPGRGEGLDPWICTSE